One segment of Ricinus communis isolate WT05 ecotype wild-type chromosome 8, ASM1957865v1, whole genome shotgun sequence DNA contains the following:
- the LOC8267024 gene encoding arogenate dehydratase 3, translated as MQAISPPHPLKSLVPTRPRLIQRVVGPSRLVLHCIYRSDSFNFPNGVGSSRADWQSSCAILASKVVSQEQPTDKSSAGDNGGADHVAAVNGHKTSLDLNLVPLKDSSSSANDNKPVKPLTITDLSPAPMHGSQLRVAYQGVPGAYSEAAAGKAYPNCEAIPCDQFEVAFQAVELWIADRAVLPVENSLGGSIHRNYDLLLRHRLHIVGEVQLPVHHCLLALPGVRKEYITRVISHPQALAQCELTLTKLGLHAAREAVDDTAGAAEYIAANNLRDTAAIASARAAELYGLQILADGIQDDSSNVTRFVMLAREPIIPRTDRPFKTSIVFAHDKGTSVLFKVLSAFAFRNISLTKIESRPHRNRPIRLVDDANVGTAKHFEYMFYVDFEASMAEVRAQNALAEVQEFTSFLRVLGSYPMDMTPWCPSRGD; from the coding sequence ATGCAGGCAATCTCTCCACCTCATCCACTTAAGTCGCTTGTCCCGACACGGCCCCGACTCATCCAGCGAGTCGTTGGTCCTAGCAGACTTGTTCTCCATTGCATTTACCGTTCagattcttttaattttccaaACGGCGTCGGTTCAAGCCGAGCTGATTGGCAAAGCTCATGCGCCATATTGGCGAGCAAAGTGGTTTCTCAAGAACAACCTACTGATAAGTCTAGTGCCGGCGATAACGGCGGCGCTGACCATGTCGCCGCTGTCAACGGCCACAAGACTTCTCTTGACCTTAATTTAGTTCCTCTTAAAGATTCGTCATCATCGGCAAACGATAACAAGCCGGTAAAGCCGTTAACAATCACTGACCTCTCGCCGGCTCCGATGCACGGTTCTCAACTTCGCGTTGCTTATCAAGGTGTTCCCGGCGCCTACTCTGAGGCGGCTGCCGGAAAAGCTTACCCTAACTGTGAAGCGATTCCTTGCGATCAATTTGAGGTCGCGTTTCAAGCGGTGGAGCTTTGGATCGCAGATCGAGCTGTTCTACCGGTGGAGAACTCTCTGGGGGGTTCTATTCACCGGAACTATGATCTCCTCCTCCGTCACCGCCTTCACATCGTCGGAGAAGTTCAGCTGCCTGTTCACCACTGTCTCTTAGCTCTTCCAGGTGTAAGGAAGGAGTACATTACGCGTGTGATTTCACATCCACAAGCACTCGCTCAATGTGAGTTAACACTCACAAAACTCGGTCTCCACGCGGCGCGTGAGGCAGTGGATGATACAGCCGGAGCAGCGGAGTACATAGCCGCTAACAATCTACGTGATACGGCCGCGATTGCAAGTGCACGCGCAGCGGAGTTATATGGATTGCAGATATTAGCAGATGGAATACAGGATGATTCAAGTAACGTCACGCGCTTCGTGATGTTGGCGCGTGAGCCGATTATTCCGCGAACGGATCGGCCTTTTAAAACGAGTATCGTGTTTGCTCATGATAAAGGGACGAGTGTGTTGTTTAAGGTGCTTTCAGCATTTGCATTTAGGAACATAAGTTTGACAAAGATTGAATCAAGGCCGCATAGGAACCGTCCGATTAGATTGGTTGATGATGCAAATGTAGGGACAGCTAAGCATTTTGAGTATATGTTTTATGTTGATTTTGAAGCTTCAATGGCTGAAGTTAGGGCACAAAATGCATTAGCTGAAGTGCAAGAGTTCACTTCTTTTTTGAGGGTTTTGGGTAGCTATCCCATGGATATGACTCCTTGGTGCCCTTCAAGGGGAGATTAG